The following proteins come from a genomic window of Rutidosis leptorrhynchoides isolate AG116_Rl617_1_P2 chromosome 10, CSIRO_AGI_Rlap_v1, whole genome shotgun sequence:
- the LOC139872311 gene encoding probable mediator of RNA polymerase II transcription subunit 26b, producing MAASKSAARMDYWRDYFNGSNGDIFEIIEKAIMVAASDHPKEFRIRRDCIAQTLFNCKLMKCVGCDKVELGIGFHVNDEQQDDDDDNDNCKDVDYGVAEALTDEMEEESKMFGEVMRIKEIVDNNQNESESVLYNSLRKLQLMNLSVETLKATEIGKSVNVLRKHASKDVCSVAKTLIESWKDMVDEWVRATEKAVASEATPDSLNPSVLDEEEEGLPSPPLDDLAFIYPHMSMELSEFFDGMDENGNPGNSGGFKKNQNRLKQQKPSNVPIQAHKNEPESILKKKEPTVVKPIKPSIPDSGPARRVNPNMERKSQSVLKRPQQINRRASGEAVGPDKFEAAKRKLHERYQQAENAKKQRTIQVMELHDLPKSKGLPIRSQQNVRPGSNHNRHR from the exons ATGGCAGCTTCAAAATCTGCTGCAAGAATGGATTATTGGAGGGATTACTTTAATGGCTCAAATGGTGATATATTTGAAATAATTGAGAAAGCAATAATGGTTGCTGCTTCTGACCACCCAAAAGAGTTTAGAATAAGGAGAGATTGTATTGCTCAAACTTTGTTTAATTGTAAATTGATGAAGTGTGTTGGATGTGATAAAGTTGAATTAGGCATAGGTTTTCATGTAAATGATGAAcaacaagatgatgatgatgataatgataattgtaaagaTGTTGATTATGGAGTTGCAGAAGCTTTGACTGATGAAATGGAAGAGGAATCTAAAATGTTTGGTGAGGTTATGAGGATTAAGGAGATTGTTGATAACAATCAAAATGAG TCTGAATCAGTGTTATACAACTCATTGAGAAAGCTTCAATTGATGAATTTATCAGTGGAAACTCTCAAG GCTACTGAGATTGGAAAATCTGTCAATGTTCTTCGAAAGCATGCATCAAAGGACGTTTGCAGTGTTGCAAAGACACTCATTGA ATCGTGGAAAGATATGGTAGATGAATGGGTGAGGGCTACCGAAAAGGCGGTTGCGTCTGAAGCTACACCCGATTCGCTAAACCCGTCGGTTCTTGACGAAGAAGAAGAAGGCCTACCTTCTCCTCCGCTTGATGACCTGGCATTTATCTATCCTCACATGTCAATGGAGCTATCCGAG TTCTTTGATGGAATGGATGAGAATGGAA ATCCTGGAAACAGTGGGGGATTCAAAAAGAACCAAAACAGGCTTAAACAGCAAAAACCATCAAATGTCCCGATTCAGGCCCATAAGAATGAACCCGAGTCGATATTGAAGAAGAAAGAACCAACCGTTGTGAAACCAATCAAGCCTTCCATTCCTGATTCTGGACCCGCAAGACGGGTCAACCCGAACATGGAAAGAAAGTCGCAAAGTGTTTTAAAAAGACCTCAACAAATT AACCGAAGGGCATCAGGTGAGGCGGTGGGTCCCGACAAATTTGAAGCTGCGAAGAGAAAGCTTCACGAACGGTATCAACAAGCGGAAAATG CAAAGAAGCAGAGAACAATACAAGTGATGGAATTGCATGATCTGCCAAAGTCAAAGGGGCTTCCGATAAGAAGTCAACAGAATGTTCGGCCCGGGAGTAACCACAACAGACATCGTTGA